A region from the Brassica napus cultivar Da-Ae chromosome C8, Da-Ae, whole genome shotgun sequence genome encodes:
- the LOC106451986 gene encoding transmembrane protein 205 — MGWLTRFLAAVAFLAAGVIFSPETFGSLSKGENPAKVLIFVKLAHLLSFATAWGAALWATFIGGIIMFKNLPRHQFGNLQSKMFPAYFTLVGSCCAISLSAFGYLHPWKSSSTAEKYQLGFLVSAFAFNLTNLLVFTPMTIDMMKQRHKVERENNIGDEVGWSKNREKAKTIPKLAAMNKKFGMIHGLSSLANIFSFGSLAMHSWYLAGKLDL; from the exons ATGGGTTGGCTGACGAGGTTTCTAGCAGCGGTAGCGTTTTTAGCCGCCGGAGTTATATTCTCACCGGAGACATTCGGATCTCTGTCGAAGGGCGAGAATCCAGCGAAGGTTTTGATATTCGTGAAGCTAGCTCATCTACTCAGCTTCGCTACAGCTTGGGGAGCTGCTCTCTGGGCTACCTTCATCGGCGGAATCATCATGTTCAA GAACTTACCGAGGCATCAGTTCGGTAACCTTCAAAGCAAGATGTTTCCAGCTTATTTCACTCTCGTTGGTTCTTGCTGCGCCATTTCACTCTCTGCGTTTGGTTACTTGCATCCATGGAAGTCATCTTCTACCGCGGAGAAGTATCAGCTTGGGTTCCTCGTCTCCGCTTTTGCTTTCAATCTCACCAATTTGCTCGTCTTCACTCCCATGACCATCGAT ATGATGAAGCAAAGGCacaaagtagagagagagaacaacATTGGAGATGAAGTTGGTTGGTCCAAGAACAGGGAGAAGGCTAAGACTATCCCTAAGCTAGCTGCCATGAACAAGAAGTTTGGTATGATTCACGGCTTGTCGTCTCTAGCTAACATCTTTTCTTTTGGGAGCCTTGCCATGCATTCTTGGTACCTTGCTGGGAAGTTGGATCTCTAA
- the LOC106451985 gene encoding phospholipase A1 PLIP3, chloroplastic-like: MDSGVFLKMSVQCVSPKIPVGPSMIRAIGGSVEERPTTGSMRPKKTTPRRPLEFLRIGGGKGRKETVGDDAVLLEREEERNGNWVLKILEVGSIWKGKRQRSGGGDGEDEEEGSKKDESCDLCRIDEEEEEEMVFDRENFSKMLMKIPLDDAQMFAKLSYLGNLAYSIPNIKPENLLKYQKLRFVTSSIEKRSSLDQQDGNNNEEEEEGEEKKLINPAAAYRIAASAASRLFSHSKSVLPFGLRENEASLMATADSVTAVVAAEEEVKQAVADDLMSNHSPPCEWFVCDDDKTGTRFFFIQGSDSLASWQANLLFEPVPFEDFDVPVHRGIYEAAKGIYNQMLPEVHAHLNSRGKNRAFLRFSGHSLGGSLSLLVNLMLLIRGQVPASSLLPVITFGSPCIMCGGDMLLEKLGLPKSHLLGISMHRDIVPRAFSCSYPNRAAKLLKALNRNFRNHPCLNNQNLLYSPMGKLLILQPSERFSPPHPLLPPGSGLYALTSKNTDETDKGLRAAKTAFFNSPHPLEILSDRRSYGSEGKIKRNHDMSSYLKALRHVIRKELKQIKAERDQWRAKFLIVNIICTGRDSLKLIARFVASRSSQLVIIFFLPIRLLTMSVYGLVLHHSHEHFFSFFK; the protein is encoded by the exons ATGGACTCTGGCGTTTTCTTAAAAATGTCGGTGCAATGCGTATCTCCGAAGATTCCGGTGGGGCCGTCGATGATACGTGCGATCGGAGGCTCTGTCGAGGAGAGACCAACGACCGGATCTATGCGGCCGAAGAAAACGACGCCGCGTCGTCCCCTTGAGTTTCTTCGGATCGGTGGTGGGAAGGGAAGGAAGGAAACGGTGGGAGACGACGCCGTTTTGTTGGAGAGAGAGGAGGAGCGAAACGGAAACTGGGTTTTGAAGATTCTGGAGGTTGGGTCTATCTGGAAAGGGAAGCGGCAGCGATCTGGAGGCGGTGATGGAGAAGATGAGGAGGAAGGCTCGAAGAAGGACGAGTCATGCGATCTCTGCAGGATCgatgaggaagaggaggaggagatggtGTTTGATCGAGAAAACTTCTCGAAGATGCTCATGAAAATTCCTTTGGATGATGCACAGATGTTCGCGAAGCTATCCTATCTGGGAAACTTGGCTTATTCAATCCCCAACATCAAG CCTGAGAATCTGTTGAAATATCAGAAACTGAGATTCGTGACTTCCTCGATCGAGAAGAGATCGAGTCTTGACCAACAAGATGGGAATAAcaatgaggaggaggaggagggggaGGAGAAGAAGCTTATCAATCCAGCTGCTGCTTACAGGATAGCTGCTTCTGCGGCTTCTCGTCTCTTCTCCCATTCGAAATCTGTGCTTCCTTTTGGACTTCGAGAGAACGAAGCTTCTCTGATGGCCACCGCTGATTCCGTTACAGCCGTCGTGGCAGCCGAAGAGGAGGTTAAGCAGGCGGTGGCCGATGATCTCATGTCCAACCATTCACCGCCTTGCGAGTGGTTCGTATGCGACGATGACAAAACTGGCACCAGGTTCTTCTTTATTCAG GGATCAGATTCCTTGGCATCATGGCAAGCTAACCTTCTCTTCGAGCCAGTCCCATTCGAGGACTTTGACGTGCCTGTCCACAGAGGCATATACGAAGCTGCGAAAGGAATCTACAACCAGATGTTACCCGAAGTTCACGCCCACCTCAACTCCCGTGGCAAGAACCGTGCTTTTCTTCGGTTCAGCGGACACTCTCTAGGAGGAAGCTTGTCGCTGTTGGTGAACCTGATGCTTCTGATCCGAGGTCAAGTCCCGGCTTCTTCTCTGCTTCCGGTGATCACATTTGGTTCACCTTGCATCATGTGCGGAGGCGACATGCTTCTTGAGAAACTCGGGTTGCCTAAGAGTCATCTTCTTGGAATCTCTATGCATAGAGATATTGTTCCTCGAGCATTCTCTTGCAGTTACCCTAACCGAGCCGCAAAGCTTCTCAAGGCGTTGAATAGAAACTTCCGGAACCATCCTTGTCTGAATAACCAG AATCTATTGTATTCTCCAATGGGAAAGCTTCTAATCTTACAACCATCAGAAAGATTCTCTCCCCCACACCCTCTCCTTCCACCAGGAAGTGGTCTCTATGCCTTAACATCTAAGAACACCGATGAAACAGATAAAGGACTAAGGGCAGCAAAGACAGCGTTCTTTAACTCACCGCACCCTCTAGAGATTCTTAGCGACCGTCGCTCTTACGGGTCTGAaggaaaaatcaaaagaaaccaTGACATGAGCTCTTACCTCAAAGCTTTGAGGCACGTGATCCGCAAGGAGCTGAAGCAGATAAAGGCAGAGCGGGATCAATGGCGGGCCAAGTTCTTAATCGTAAACATTATATGTACTGGGAGAGATTCCTTGAAACTCATAGCTAGATTCGTCGCATCAAGGAGTAGTCAACTAGTGATCATCTTCTTTCTCCCAATTAGATTGTTAACTATGAGTGTCTATGGTTTAGTACTCCACCATTCACACGAACActtttttagtttctttaaGTAA